TATGTGGAAAAAAGGTTACATTTACTTTAGAAATGTGCACAGTTAACCCCAAACCAGAGACATGTTCTCACTGCATATGGTTTTGTAGAAGTGAATAATAATTTCTTACTTTCCTTGCTGAACTGGTCCTAACACTCCTGCACTTCAATTGTCTTCCCAAGTTCTTTAATTTGTCTTAAAATTCAGATCTCCACGCTGCCTTTTTATTTAAGGCTACTCTATTAAACATTAGTAACTTCAATACTGGGCTGCACAAACCAGTACCAACCCTGAAAACACAATGTGGCAAATATTTTCTACCTAAAGGAGAATACTGCAAAGTATTTTATTAATCCGCCAATGTAAGgtttgggaaagaaaacaaacaagttgTGCTGGCTTAGCGTTAAGGAGTGAAGATTCCAGCCAGTACACCACTTTTTACTCTCAGTCCTTTGTGACAACATGATCTGCAATACTTAGCTAAAGATGACTCCACTGAAATTCCCCAAAAAGAAGTGTCTTACCTGGAGTGAATAGCCCTTACCGCACTTAGGGCATTCATAAACTGTTGGCTTAGAATTAGAATCATGGTGCTTCCTAAAGTGAAGAGTGAGAAGCTGCTTCTGTCGAAAGCTTTTGCTGCAGCACAAGCAAGTGAAGGGCTTCTCACCAGTGTGGGTTCGTTGATGTGCAATTAAGCGTCGTctctaaaatgaagaaaatatttgtaaCATACCTATCCAGCTCTGTGACACATTCATAAAAAATACATGGGCACACAGAAAAGTGCAAGGATGTTGCTTAAGGAACCTCCACACTGCAAGCAGATGCTGAAGAACACATTGGGATACTGCCTGCTGACCTGGAGAGGGTCCgaggttttcacagaatcacagaatatcagggattggaagggacctggaaagctcatccagtgcaatccccccatggagcaggaacacccagctgaggttccacaggaaggtgtccaggcgggtttgaacgtctgcagagaaggagactccacaacctccctgggcagcctgggccagtgttctgtcaccctcactgagaagaagtttcttcttaaatttatgtggaaccttttgtgttccagtttgaacacattacccctggtcctatcattggttgtcgcagagaagagcctggctccatcctcctgacactcaccctttatagatctgtaaacattaatgaggtcacccctcagtctcctcttctccaagctagagagccccagctccctcagcctttcctcataagggagatgctccactcccttaatcatctttgttgccctgcgctggactctctccagcagttccctgtccttctggaactgagaggcccagaactggacacaatattccagatgtggtctcaccagggcagagtagagggacaggagaacctctctcgacctactgaccaccccccttctaatccaccccaggtaccattggccttcctggccacaagggcccagtgctggctcatggtcaccctgctgtccaccaggactcccaggtccctttcccctacgctgctctctgataggtcatcccccaacttacactggagcctggggttgttcctgcccagatgcaagactgtacgctttcccttgttatatttcattacatttttccctgcccaactctccatcctgcccaggtctctggatggcagcacagcctgctggtgtgtcagccactcctcccagcttcctccAAACCGTACAAAGGTTAGCAGAGAAAATAATGAGAATGGAGCAATGGTACACTCCAGCAGATTGAGGCCAAAGCAGCGCTATCCTAAATGtattcttcaaaataaaattttctgttCAGACCAAATTTATTCTGTGACACATTAAATCATATTTGAGGTGCAAATATTACATTTTGTTCTCATCACAATGTCACTGAAAGTGATTGCTCTTACTTTATACTTCTAAGCAGTTCATGTACAAAAGATTTATGAAGAAAATAGCCTCAGACTTTCCTGAATTTCAATTTTACTGTTTATTTGTGAACCATTTGTCTTGCAAATAAATGTAACTACACTGTTTTAGTTAGATTGCAGTCATAGAAGTTTTTATCTTCTTAAGGTAAATACAACCCAAAGCCAACCCTACCTTAGCAAACCATCGACTGAATAAGCAAtcatttttcagtgaatttaAATACCTGCCTACATGTGTAGCTGCACTGATCACATTTGaatcttttttcatttctgtgagtCTTCTTGTGCTGAATAAGAGCATAGCGCTCATGAAAAACAGCTTCACAGGAACTGCATTTAATTGCCACTGCCATGTAGGAATGCAGATTGCGCAAGTGGACACCTGAACAGTTATTAAAAGCAATTAGTTTTAATGGTAAATTCTTGATTTCCACAAATTTCCACAAGTTAGTGCAACTTTTCTTCCtaggaaagaagctgaatttacATATAAAATGTATAGATAGAGACAACTTCACTGGTACTTGACGCAAGCACTGTTCCAAACAAGAGTAGACAAAAAATTTAGAACACAATGTTCCCAGAAAATCATGGTGGCTTTTATTTCAACAACTATGTTTTATacaaaattttcattttctttttcagttacaattataattttaatttctattttcagTATCAACCTGTATATTAGTGCTATTTGATAGAGATGGCAAAGAAAAAACTCCATTATCTGCTTATAGAACGAAGATGAACTTATGCAATAATTTGTTCTTTGCactctgggaaaaaaaccccaaccagccAAGAGACATTTGAGTTTATTGTATCACCTTCAATGTTTCATGAGCGCTATATTGCCTGAAAATAATCTTTGATATAGACGTAATAGAATTCAGAATTCTAAGAGTTTTGAGTGCTGGAAGCACAGTAAAACCATTGTCTGCTGGACCAATGAAGTCAAACTTGAAATATAACTTGTAGTTTGCTAACTAATGCAATTACCTGTGTTTCTTGAACTACAAAATGCGCTCAGCAACTAAACACATGGTACAATTTAAGATTAAGAGGTAAAAGCTGATTTAGTATATGCAAAAAACCCCCATATATAGTAAAACATTCaatctaatttattttcttatacaGGTAGACACATACGTACGTTTTACCTAGAGCTGAGAAAGAAACACAATGTGAGAACTGAAACGGCTTTATCCAGATGTATTTCCTTTGGCTTTCAGAAAGAAGTTTTCAATACAACCTGGACATACATTTTTGTGAGGTACCTTCATACTGAATAACAGAAGGTCACAATGTCACAGGTACtgagcaaaaagaaaattaaatgtttgcTACTTTGCATTTTAATCAAATTAAACCATCAACCACAAGATGTCACCACATCTCCTTGTAGGAGGAACTTACCTGTAGAACAATGAATATGTTTTTCATATAAATATTCTGTAATGATATAAAGTCATATATAACATATTTGGTATCATTGTAAGCAGGGAAAATTAGACATTTCACCTCTAAGTATCCCTACATTTCATTttgacttttttcctttaaactcaCCCAAGTCACCTTTTCGTGCAATAAGGGCACTGCAATGTGGACACTGGTGTTTTGGTACATTATCTCCGTGCTTCTGTAACATATGGCTTTTCATGGTACCACTTTGAGTGAATCTGGCCTGGCAAATGTAACATTCATAGGGCTTTTCACCTGTTAAAAAAACATATTAATATAGCGCACACTTAGAAACTCTACTTATTTGACACAAATGCAAAATTTCCACTGATCTCAACATCTATGTTCTAACAGGTACAGTCTCCAGATTGCTCTTCTAATACAAAAAATGTTCAGGACGTACTGCAAGACTGTAACTACCAGCACTGTACAGTTAGACTTCAAATAGCCAAATCTAGAAAATCCAGAGAACGTGTTTCTCAGGCACATTCTTATTGAAAATCACAAATGAAAAAAGTGCTAATTTAGACTCTGAAATTAGATCACTGTAACCCTAGGAATGTTATGGGCCTAAGGACATAGATTTGATCATTAGAGTCCTACCTGAATGAGTTATCATGTGCCTTTTCAGTTTATATGCATCTTTGCAAGCGTAACTGCAAAGGTCACAGGCATAAGGACGCTCTCCTGTATGTGAGCGAAAGTGTCGTTTCATTTTGCTTGCCTAGtataaaaataagaatttttcTGCAATAATATTTACATTAGAGACATAATCAATTAAAATATAAGTAattttacaaaatacatttatTGCAGTTTTAAATATTGCATCAATCCCAGAATTAGCACTTTCCCATC
The DNA window shown above is from Patagioenas fasciata isolate bPatFas1 chromosome 16, bPatFas1.hap1, whole genome shotgun sequence and carries:
- the CTCFL gene encoding transcriptional repressor CTCFL isoform X4, with the translated sequence MRHVKTHSDEKRHVCHLCLKAFRTAAVLHNHVNAHTGTRPHKCSDCDMAFVTSGELSRHRRYKHTLEKPFKCSLCKYASVEASKMKRHFRSHTGERPYACDLCSYACKDAYKLKRHMITHSGEKPYECYICQARFTQSGTMKSHMLQKHGDNVPKHQCPHCSALIARKGDLGVHLRNLHSYMAVAIKCSSCEAVFHERYALIQHKKTHRNEKRFKCDQCSYTCRQRRRLIAHQRTHTGEKPFTCLCCSKSFRQKQLLTLHFRKHHDSNSKPTVYECPKCGKGYSLQNNMHKHAENCGLVRAKTATPRNRNKGKNKTHENPKRVKQEDTFIWKLGVLELRLCIFSSCSCKYSVH